The Chloroflexota bacterium region CCCTTCTCCCGTCGGAGCAAGGGGAGATCAAGGAGGGAGGGCGCAGCCCCACCACCTGAAGTGAATCGGGATACAGCCTAGATCCGATCCCCCCTTCTCCCGTCGGAGCAGGGGGGTAGTCCAGAAGGGGGCGATCCCCCTTCTGGGAGGGTCCTAGGGCTCCGCCCTAGTTCATAATCCCCCCTTCTCCCTATAGGGAGAAGGGGGTAAGGGGGATGAGGGTATCAACTAATGAAAGTAACTCTCATTTATGCCGGAATCAGCGGTAGCGGATTCAATACTGCCGGCAAGGGAATGGACTCTGGCTGGATCAGTCACGGGTTGATCCTGCTGGGTGCCTGTGCTCAACAGGTCGGCTTCACCGTTGACCTCGTCGACCTGCGCGCCCTGCGCGATTGGGACCATTTCTGCTCAGAGATTCTCGTCCGCCGCCCAGATGTGGCCGCTTTGACTATGATGAGCGTTGATTATAACCCCGTGATGCGTTGCCTAGACATTATTAAGGATATCCTTCCACACACAGTTACTGTCGTTGGGGGGCCACATCCTACCCTCGCTCTACACGAGATAGCGAATAACCCCAAGATTGACCACATTGTCACTCACGAGGGAGAGATTGTCTTTGTCGAGCTGCTCCAAAAGCTGGCTGCCGGGGAGAGGACAGAGCGGATCATCCGTGGAAAGAAACCGGATCTGGACACCCTTCCCTTCGGTGACCGCAACCTTTTCCTCAACGAATGGCGAAAAGCAGGCTACACATTGGAATCACCTGAGGTACCGCTGGGCGATCTACCCGCTCCATTCGTCACCATCATCGCCGGGCGCGGCTGCATATATAATTGCAGCTTTTGTCAACCAGCCGAACGTATCCTCTTCGATGGTCGAGTAAGACATCGCAGCGTAAATAATGTCATCGCTGAACTGCGCTACCTGCGGGAGAGGTACAATTTTCGGAGCCTGCTCATTCACGATGACTGCCTCACTGAGGATAGGTCCTGGGTGATGGAATTTTGCCATGCCTATCAAGAGAATGGGTTCCGCCAGCCCTTCTTCTGTCAAAGCCGGGCCGACATTATTGTGAAACATGAGGATATGGTCGGACTTATGCACCAGGCCGGCCTGACCGGTTTCTTTATCGGCTTCGAGAGCGGTAACGACCGCATTCTGCGTTTCATCCGTAAGGGAACGACGGTGGCCCAAAACATGGAGGCTGCCCGCATCTGCAAGCGCTACAGCATTCAGATATGGGCTAACTATATGCTTGGGCTGCCCACCGAGACCAAAGCGGAGATCATGGATACAGTACGAATGCTAAAAAAGATCGACCCAGATTATTACAGTCCCGCCTTCTACACACCACACCCAGGCAGCGACCTTTACACCTATTGTCTGGAGAACGATCTTTCGCTGATCGTTGATCACGATAGCTACCGACGTAACCCCACAGAGGCCAAAATCAAGGGACACGATTATCAATTTCTCCTCTGGGCCCTCACGGAATCCCAGCGACGGACACCAATAAACGCGGTTAAGCGGACTATAAAGGCCACTCTCAGGCGTTATGCTTCGCCTCGCAAGGTGGTGCGCAAGCTGAGAGGAATGGCTATTAGGATAGCAGCGAGCCTTGTCCCCGCTTCGGGTAGGGGCTAAGCCCCATCACATGGGAAGTTTAAGCGTGCCCATTATGCCAGTGGTGCAGTTTAGATAAAAGGGAGATAAAATAATGAAACATATCCTGGTTACAGGAGGAGCAGGCTTCATTGGCAGCAATTTCGTGCGCTACATGCTCCGGAAATATGATCATTACCACATCGTTGTGCTCGATAAGCTGACCTATGCTGGCAACCTGGATAATCTACAAGATGTCACCAACGATCCGCGTTACAAGTTCATTCGAGGGGATATTTGCGATGCCAGGATCGTCGAAGAAACAATACACGAAAATGACATTGCGGCCATCATCAACTTCGCGGCTGAAACCCATGTCGACCGCTCCTTGCTGGAACCGGGCAGCTTCATCATGACCGATGTCTTTGGTACTTACGTCCTCCTCGAGGCAGCACGCCGGCACAATATAGAGCGATTCCTACAGGTGAGCACCGATGAGGTATATGGCGAGGTGTTGGAGGGTTCATCACTGGAAACGGATCGCCTGGCAGCACGCAGCCCTTACTCAGCCAGCAAGGCCGGTGGCGAGCTAATGGTACAGGCCTACCACATCAGTTATGACCTACCTGTAGTGATTACGCGGGGCAGCAACACCTTCGGTCCCTACCAATATCCGGAGAAGGTGGTCTCCCTCTTCATCACCAACGCCATTGATGACCTACCATTACCTATCTACGGGGATGGACTCCAGGTACGCGACCATCTATATGTGCTTGATCATTGCGAAGGGATCGACCTCGTCCTCCACAAGGGACAGGATGGTGAGATTTATAACATAGGCGCCGGTAACGAGGTGCAGAACATCGACCTGGCCAAGCTCATCCTATCACTCCTGGGGAAGTCGACCGACCTCATCCAGCATATAGCCGACCGCCCAGGGCACGATCGCCGCTATGCCCTGAATTGGGGCAAGATTCAAACTCTGGGCTGGCAGCCCCACCAGGACTTCGCCACCGCCCTTGCTCATACCGTGTGCTGGTACCAAGACAACGAGTGGTGGTGGCGTAAAATCAAGTCCGGAGAATACGCCGAGTACTACCGAAAAAATTACGGTTATCGTCTCCACCATGGATAAAAGCTACCTCTATAAGGTGATTGCTGTCATCTGCCTGGGCTGGGTGATGATCTATGCTGACCGTACCGCTCTCTATCCAATGCTCAGCGTGATCGGCCAGAAGTTTGACCTTACAGCCACCCAGACCGGAGCCATTACTAGCACCTACTTCTTGCTCTATGTGGCGATGCAGATACCGGCCGGCCTTCTAGGTGACAGGATTGGCTTGAAGCGAGTCTTGGTCGCTACCTATTTCCTGGCTGGACTGGGGATGCTGGCCATCGGACTACTGGCGGCAAGCTATCCGACTCTGCTCCTTTTTGTAGCCATCCACGGGCTTGGCGGTGGTGCTCACTTTCCCACAGCGTATGGCTTGGCCATGATCAACATGCCCAGTCGGCTACGTGGCTTAGGGGCAGCTATCATTAACTCCGGCATGGCCCTGGGCACCGCCCTGGGGTTAGCAGCGGCCGGACCAGTTTACCTCTTGACCCAGGAATGGCGCACCCCTTTTCTGCTGTTGGCCCTTCCTACCCTCCTCATTGCCCTGCTCTACGCTCTCATCCTGAGGGAGATCCGTCCTACATCACTGACCCCCGGCAGATTCCAGCAGCTTCTGCGGAATAGAAATGTCGTCAGCATCTGTTTAGCCAATTTCTGCTCTCTCTACGGCTTTTGGACGATCCTTGTCTGGGGACCAACCTTCTTTCAGACGGAGAGGGGCATTGGCCTGGAAACGGCCGGGCTGTATACGGCTATCGTTGCTATGGCCGCCTTACCGGCTGGACTGGTTAGCGGTGGACTATCTGATCGGCTGGGGCGCCGCCTGCTTTCCCTAATTCTCTTTCCCTTAGCCACTATGATGATCATCTCTGTAGCCTTCGTCCACTCCCTCACCGTCATGATCCTGGCCCTGATTGGCTACGGATTATTTGGCAAGCTCTCTTGGGATCCGATCGGGGCTTCCTGGCTCAGTGACCACGTTGCCGCTATCAATCCAGACGACTTGGGCTCTGCTTTAGGGCTCTATAGCTTCGCTGGCATGAGCTCAGCCATTATCACCCCAGTGATAGCTGGTTGGATCAAAGATATGAGTGGCTCTTTCGAAAGGGCATTTTACCTCGGGGCAGGTATCGTCCTATTGGGTTTCTTTCTGACGCTACTCCCCACGGAAACAGCCGGTGTAAAGCGTCCTTTAGCCACACCAGCTGAATTGGGGTTCCAATAGCGCATACTGACATCTACTTTGATCCCTTCAGGCGTTGATATGTCTCTTCACCGAGACATTCTTTGGCCGAACGACACCAGTCGATACAGGAGGCCTGCCTCTCCCGGAGGACAAGCCCGTGGCAATTAGGACAGCGGGCCTTGATCTCGTCGGACCAGATCTCCACTAGATAGCCGCAGTGCGGGCAGGCGATATCTTCCGGGCGTACATCCTTAAAGAGACGAGCACCAGGACAACCGTTCCGAAAACTCACAATGCAGCTCCCTTAACAGATTATAGAAGGGTAAATTATATTCTAAATAAACTATATTCTATTGCTTTGGCCAGGTCAAGAGCCAATCCGAGACCCTCGAACAAGGAGGCACTAATGTCACCAGCGAGCCTGTATGATACTTTCGCTGATCGTTACGACTTGATGGTCTCCTGGGAGACTAGACTCAAGAATGAAGCGCCTTTCTTCCAGAAGATCTTCGGGCAACACCAGACCCGCTCTATCCTTGACGCTGCCTGTGGTACTGGACAGCATGCCATCCGCTTCGCTCAATGGGGTTATGAAGTAGTGGGCACAGACCTCAGCGTGGAGATGCTCCAGAGGGCAGCGCTGAATACCGAAGCTCTCAACGTCTCCGTTACCTTCGTTCAAGCCGGGTTTGGTGAGATTTGGAAAACATTGAAACGACATTTCGGAGCCATTGTGTGTCTGGGCAACTCCTTACCCCATCTTCTTTCCGAGAGGGAGCTATTTCAAGCCCTGACAGACTTCTTCGCGCTGCTAGAGGAGGGTGGGGTTGTCGTCATCCAGAACAGGAACTATGATCGCGTCTATCTGGAGAAGCAAAAATTTATGTCCCTCGATACAACCAAAATGGCTGGGCGAGAGCTGCTCTTCTTTAGACTGGTGGACTTCGAGGGAGAGTATCTGAACTTCCACATCGTCACGTTTATCAAAGAAAAAGGCCAATGGCGCTACGAGGTCAATTCTACGCGGCAACGACCGATCTTCAAGGCAGATTTGGAAGGGCTCCTGGCCGCAAGTGGATTCAAGGAGATCCAGTTCTATAGCGATTTTCAATTCAGTCCCTGGCAACTAGAGCAGACCTACGATCTCATCGCCGTAGCCTATAAATGATTGCGGGCTTGACTGGATGGCCACTCTATAATAGATTGAGGACACCATGGAGTTTCTAGGAGAGTTCCCTTATTTTGCTGACCTAAGCCCGGCAGAGATCTCACAGATCAAGGGGTTCTTCCGCGAAAGAACCTTCGAGCAGGATGAGCTGATCTTTCTCGAGGATGAACCGTGTCATGCCCTCTATTTCGTGAAGTCTGGCCGGGTCAAGATTTTCAAGACCTCTCCCGAGGGCAAAGAGCAGGTGTTACGCATTATGGGGCGTGGTGATTCCTTCAATGATGTGCCAATCTTCGACGACGGCCCAAATCCAGCCAGTGCCCAAGCTTTGGAGAAAACTACCGTTTACCTTATCTCCAAAGAGGACATACGCCAGATCTTGCGCACCTATCCAGCAGTGACCTTGGCCACCCTCAAAGTCTTTGCCAAGAGATTGCGCTACCTTACTCTTTTAGTGGAAGATCTTTCCTTCCGCCACGTGGTGAGCCGCCTGGCCAAGCTCTTGCTCCAATACGCCGAGCAGCCGGAGCAGAAGATAGAAAAAGGAGTCAGATACAGGCTAACGCAGCAAGAAATGGCAGCAATGGTGGGCACAGCCAGAGAGATGATCAGTCGTGCCTTGCGGAGGCTCGAGGAGGAGGGCGCGATCAAAGTGGAACGAAACCGCATCGTCATTCAGAATGCACAATTCTTGCGCAATATAATTTAGGAAATATAAATATTGAGACAAAAGTCACATACAGGGGTTATCCACCGTTGTAGACTTTGTGTCGAGAGGTGGATAACCCCTGTTTTGCATAATAGCTAAACCTTTAGACAGCCTGATCATAGCGAGGAATAGAGGTTGATAACAATCTTACCTGAAATAGATGAAGACAAATGTACCGGTTGCGGCACGTGCGTTGAGGCGTGTCCAACCCAAGCTGTAAGCCTGATAAACGGCCACGCCGTAATCGTAAGACCAGAGGACTGCGATTACTGTACTGAGTGTGAGACAGTCTGCCCGACCCAGGCTATCAGCTGCCCCTTTGAGATAGTCCTCAACAATTGAAGGATGGAGAAGATAGGATGACTATTTCTGCTACCGCCGCAAGCGAAACCACCCTAACAGTCGATACGGAAACAAATATAAGGGACTTGATCACCAGGTTTCCCTACACCGCACGCATCTTTGCTGCGCACGGACTACCCTGTGCTGGTTGCCATTTGGCCAGGTATGAGACCATCGCCCAAGGAGCCGCTGCCCATGGCCTGGCTGTGGAACCCCTCATCGCCGATCTGAATAGAGCCATAAACGAAGGTCCCGAGGGACAGGCATCCTCCACATCTGCTGACCATACGCCTACCATTCAGGCGGAGAACCACATCCAACACATCATCGCCGTAGCCAGTGGCAAAGGAGGGGTCGGAAAATCATCAGTGACCGCCCTTCTGGCTGTTGGCCTACGCCGGCGTGGATTCCGCGTGGGCATTCTCGATGCCGACCTCACCGGCCCCAGCATCCCTAAGATGTTCGGTCTCAACCACCGCGGTCTGCTGACGGAAGAAGCCATCCGGCCAGCGCAAAGCTCTCTTGGCATCGCCATCGTCTCAGTCAACCTCTTTCTCGAACACGAGGATGAGCCCGTCATTTGGCGAGGGCCACTCATTAGCAGCGCCATAAAGCAGTTCTATAGCCAGACGGCCTGGGGCAAACTGGACTATCTTCTTATCGATTTGCCACCCGGCACGTCGGATGCGCCACTCACTGTGCTCCAGTCCCTGCCTGTAGAGGGCATAATTATCGTCTCTTCGCCCCAGGCGCTAGCCACCATGGTCGTGCGCAAGTCTGTGGGACTAGCACAGAGACTGGACATTCCCATTCTCGGAGTGGTGGAAAATATGAGCTATATCGTCTGCCCAGAGTCGGGCAAGCCCTTCGAATTGTTCGGACCGAGCCAGGGAAAGGAGCTGGCTATCCTGGCCAGGGCAGCCTTCTTGGGAAAGCTCCCGCTGGACCCGCAGCTGGCTGAGGACTGCGACCATGGCCAGATTGAAGGATACCAATCTGAGGCCTACGCTGCCCTGGTTCAGTCCTTTGTTGCAAAAATCATAACGAAAAGGAGATAGTTATGTCGAACAATCAACCAACCCCGGAGAGCGCTGGGGATACAAAGCGCTGCCTCATCTGCGGGGCAACAAGCGAAGATCGACTCTTACTTCGTGGCGAATACCAGGGACAGGAGACGTGGGTATGTGCCTCCTGCTTACCACGAGTTATCCACGGGGCTCATTAACCCCAGAATGATTCGTTACTTAAAGAAAAGGGGATAAAGGACTATGAGTAAGACAACGATGGGATTCATTATGGCTGGTATGGTCTATCTGGTTATAGGGGTCACTTTAGGAGCGCTCTTTTTCATCATCCCGCAGACGCGCCTCTTGCGAACGGTACATGCCCATCTAAACCTGGTTGGATTCGTGATGTTTCTCATTTTCGGTGTGGCCTACCACATCCTCCCGCGCTTCCGGGGCAGGCCCTTGTACAGCGAGGGACTTGCTTGGGTGCAGTTCTTACTGGCTAACGTCGGCTTGATCGGGATGCTCCTGCTTATGGGCATTGGCGCTTATCAACCCCTGGGGGAATTCACCGTGTTACTGGCCATTTTTGGGGCCATCCTGACTATATCAATATATCTCTTTGTATACAACATGTGGAGAACCTTAGCTTAAGAGACAACCGTAAGGAATTTTGGTGGAAAGGAGAACGGATC contains the following coding sequences:
- a CDS encoding cbb3-type cytochrome c oxidase subunit I, whose amino-acid sequence is MSKTTMGFIMAGMVYLVIGVTLGALFFIIPQTRLLRTVHAHLNLVGFVMFLIFGVAYHILPRFRGRPLYSEGLAWVQFLLANVGLIGMLLLMGIGAYQPLGEFTVLLAIFGAILTISIYLFVYNMWRTLA
- a CDS encoding MFS transporter encodes the protein MDKSYLYKVIAVICLGWVMIYADRTALYPMLSVIGQKFDLTATQTGAITSTYFLLYVAMQIPAGLLGDRIGLKRVLVATYFLAGLGMLAIGLLAASYPTLLLFVAIHGLGGGAHFPTAYGLAMINMPSRLRGLGAAIINSGMALGTALGLAAAGPVYLLTQEWRTPFLLLALPTLLIALLYALILREIRPTSLTPGRFQQLLRNRNVVSICLANFCSLYGFWTILVWGPTFFQTERGIGLETAGLYTAIVAMAALPAGLVSGGLSDRLGRRLLSLILFPLATMMIISVAFVHSLTVMILALIGYGLFGKLSWDPIGASWLSDHVAAINPDDLGSALGLYSFAGMSSAIITPVIAGWIKDMSGSFERAFYLGAGIVLLGFFLTLLPTETAGVKRPLATPAELGFQ
- a CDS encoding Crp/Fnr family transcriptional regulator — encoded protein: MEFLGEFPYFADLSPAEISQIKGFFRERTFEQDELIFLEDEPCHALYFVKSGRVKIFKTSPEGKEQVLRIMGRGDSFNDVPIFDDGPNPASAQALEKTTVYLISKEDIRQILRTYPAVTLATLKVFAKRLRYLTLLVEDLSFRHVVSRLAKLLLQYAEQPEQKIEKGVRYRLTQQEMAAMVGTAREMISRALRRLEEEGAIKVERNRIVIQNAQFLRNII
- the rfbB gene encoding dTDP-glucose 4,6-dehydratase, which translates into the protein MKHILVTGGAGFIGSNFVRYMLRKYDHYHIVVLDKLTYAGNLDNLQDVTNDPRYKFIRGDICDARIVEETIHENDIAAIINFAAETHVDRSLLEPGSFIMTDVFGTYVLLEAARRHNIERFLQVSTDEVYGEVLEGSSLETDRLAARSPYSASKAGGELMVQAYHISYDLPVVITRGSNTFGPYQYPEKVVSLFITNAIDDLPLPIYGDGLQVRDHLYVLDHCEGIDLVLHKGQDGEIYNIGAGNEVQNIDLAKLILSLLGKSTDLIQHIADRPGHDRRYALNWGKIQTLGWQPHQDFATALAHTVCWYQDNEWWWRKIKSGEYAEYYRKNYGYRLHHG
- a CDS encoding class I SAM-dependent methyltransferase, whose amino-acid sequence is MSPASLYDTFADRYDLMVSWETRLKNEAPFFQKIFGQHQTRSILDAACGTGQHAIRFAQWGYEVVGTDLSVEMLQRAALNTEALNVSVTFVQAGFGEIWKTLKRHFGAIVCLGNSLPHLLSERELFQALTDFFALLEEGGVVVIQNRNYDRVYLEKQKFMSLDTTKMAGRELLFFRLVDFEGEYLNFHIVTFIKEKGQWRYEVNSTRQRPIFKADLEGLLAASGFKEIQFYSDFQFSPWQLEQTYDLIAVAYK
- a CDS encoding cobalamin-dependent protein (Presence of a B(12) (cobalamin)-binding domain implies dependence on cobalamin itself, in one of its several forms, or in some unusual lineages, dependence on a cobalamin-like analog.) yields the protein MKVTLIYAGISGSGFNTAGKGMDSGWISHGLILLGACAQQVGFTVDLVDLRALRDWDHFCSEILVRRPDVAALTMMSVDYNPVMRCLDIIKDILPHTVTVVGGPHPTLALHEIANNPKIDHIVTHEGEIVFVELLQKLAAGERTERIIRGKKPDLDTLPFGDRNLFLNEWRKAGYTLESPEVPLGDLPAPFVTIIAGRGCIYNCSFCQPAERILFDGRVRHRSVNNVIAELRYLRERYNFRSLLIHDDCLTEDRSWVMEFCHAYQENGFRQPFFCQSRADIIVKHEDMVGLMHQAGLTGFFIGFESGNDRILRFIRKGTTVAQNMEAARICKRYSIQIWANYMLGLPTETKAEIMDTVRMLKKIDPDYYSPAFYTPHPGSDLYTYCLENDLSLIVDHDSYRRNPTEAKIKGHDYQFLLWALTESQRRTPINAVKRTIKATLRRYASPRKVVRKLRGMAIRIAASLVPASGRG
- a CDS encoding phosphohydrolase, whose amino-acid sequence is MSFRNGCPGARLFKDVRPEDIACPHCGYLVEIWSDEIKARCPNCHGLVLRERQASCIDWCRSAKECLGEETYQRLKGSK
- a CDS encoding 4Fe-4S binding protein, which gives rise to MITILPEIDEDKCTGCGTCVEACPTQAVSLINGHAVIVRPEDCDYCTECETVCPTQAISCPFEIVLNN
- a CDS encoding P-loop NTPase, encoding MTISATAASETTLTVDTETNIRDLITRFPYTARIFAAHGLPCAGCHLARYETIAQGAAAHGLAVEPLIADLNRAINEGPEGQASSTSADHTPTIQAENHIQHIIAVASGKGGVGKSSVTALLAVGLRRRGFRVGILDADLTGPSIPKMFGLNHRGLLTEEAIRPAQSSLGIAIVSVNLFLEHEDEPVIWRGPLISSAIKQFYSQTAWGKLDYLLIDLPPGTSDAPLTVLQSLPVEGIIIVSSPQALATMVVRKSVGLAQRLDIPILGVVENMSYIVCPESGKPFELFGPSQGKELAILARAAFLGKLPLDPQLAEDCDHGQIEGYQSEAYAALVQSFVAKIITKRR